In the genome of Burkholderia diffusa, one region contains:
- a CDS encoding glutathione S-transferase family protein — protein MLHVLGKIPSINVRKVLWLCTELNLPFEQEDWGAGFRTTNDPTYLALNPNGLVPVIKDDDFVLWESNTIIRYLANRYGGDALYPAEPRARARVDQWIDWQGTDLNRSWVGAFLGLVRKSPDHQDPAAIAQSIASWTKHMQILNAQLEATGAFVAGDHFTLADIPIGLSVNRWFGTPFEHPDFPAVKRYVERLATREGFKLYAGSANP, from the coding sequence ATGCTGCACGTCCTCGGCAAGATCCCGTCCATCAACGTCCGCAAGGTGCTGTGGCTGTGCACCGAGCTCAACCTGCCGTTCGAACAGGAAGACTGGGGCGCGGGCTTTCGCACGACCAACGATCCGACCTACCTCGCGCTGAATCCGAACGGCCTGGTGCCGGTCATCAAGGACGACGACTTCGTGCTGTGGGAGTCGAACACGATCATCCGCTATCTCGCGAACCGCTATGGCGGCGACGCGCTCTATCCAGCCGAGCCGCGCGCGCGGGCGCGGGTCGACCAGTGGATCGACTGGCAGGGCACGGACCTGAACCGTTCGTGGGTCGGCGCGTTCCTCGGCCTCGTGCGCAAGTCGCCCGATCATCAGGACCCGGCGGCGATCGCGCAGTCGATCGCGAGCTGGACGAAGCACATGCAGATACTGAACGCACAGCTCGAAGCGACCGGCGCGTTCGTGGCCGGCGACCACTTCACGCTCGCCGACATTCCGATCGGCCTGTCGGTGAACCGCTGGTTCGGCACGCCGTTCGAGCATCCGGATTTCCCGGCGGTGAAGCGCTACGTCGAGCGCCTGGCAACGCGCGAGGGCTTCAAGCTGTATGCGGGCAGCGCGAACCCGTAA
- a CDS encoding DUF2269 family protein: MNTYLVIKTLHILSSVLMVGTGFGTAFYLFFANRTRSVPAIAAVSRLVVRADWWFTTPAVLFQPASGLWLAHTAGWPWTTPWLIASIALYAVAGACWLPVVWLQIELAAMAKLAHANGDAELPARYWRYAKRWELLGYPAFLAMLSVYFLMVVKPM, translated from the coding sequence ATGAACACCTATCTCGTGATCAAGACGCTGCATATCCTGTCCTCGGTGCTGATGGTCGGCACGGGCTTCGGCACCGCGTTCTACCTGTTTTTCGCGAACCGCACGCGCTCGGTGCCGGCAATCGCCGCCGTGTCGCGGCTCGTGGTGCGTGCGGACTGGTGGTTCACGACGCCGGCCGTGCTGTTCCAGCCCGCCTCCGGGCTGTGGCTCGCACACACGGCCGGCTGGCCGTGGACGACGCCGTGGCTCATCGCGTCGATCGCGCTGTATGCGGTCGCGGGCGCGTGCTGGCTGCCGGTCGTGTGGCTGCAGATCGAGCTGGCCGCGATGGCGAAGCTCGCGCATGCGAATGGCGATGCCGAGCTGCCGGCACGCTACTGGCGTTATGCGAAGCGCTGGGAACTGCTCGGCTACCCGGCGTTCCTGGCGATGCTGAGCGTGTATTTCCTGATGGTGGTCAAGCCGATGTAA
- a CDS encoding SDR family oxidoreductase — MNILVCGANGFIGRALVARLEAGGHRVLRGVRHAIGPHDVAIDFAKDVDPDAWLARLDGVDVVINAVGILADRRDETFDTVHRAAPCALFTACCRARVRRVIQISALGVERGDTPYFASKHAADAFLQTLPLDYRIVRPALVYGTTGTSARFFRMLASLPVHALPAGGHQRLRPVHIDDLAELVARLVDAPAAGRPVIDAVGGDEVEYREMLSVYRAALGFPPAVRVALPGPLVGAAAALLGTMPGAMLTRDTWTMLRGGNTGDPAALAAVLGRPPRGLRNFIGADDSTGALRRDALAMWRRPLLLGSLAIVWIWTAIVSAFIHPRHDSLAMLAHAHLSGLPALFALYAACALDFAFGVATVVAPSRRLWVGQGALIVAYSAVIAVAMPGLLAEPFGPVLKNVPILAILLILFSEEEHA, encoded by the coding sequence ATGAACATCCTCGTTTGCGGCGCGAACGGCTTCATCGGGCGGGCGCTGGTCGCGCGGCTCGAGGCCGGCGGCCATCGCGTGCTGCGCGGCGTGCGGCATGCGATCGGCCCGCACGACGTCGCGATCGACTTCGCGAAGGATGTCGATCCCGACGCTTGGCTCGCCCGGCTGGATGGCGTCGACGTGGTGATCAATGCGGTCGGGATCCTCGCCGACCGACGCGACGAGACGTTCGACACCGTGCATCGCGCGGCGCCCTGCGCGCTCTTCACCGCATGCTGCCGTGCACGCGTGCGACGCGTGATCCAGATCTCGGCGCTGGGCGTCGAGCGCGGCGACACGCCGTATTTCGCCAGCAAGCATGCAGCCGACGCCTTCCTGCAGACGCTGCCGCTCGATTACCGGATCGTGCGCCCGGCGCTCGTCTACGGGACCACCGGCACATCCGCCCGGTTCTTCCGGATGCTCGCGAGCCTGCCCGTGCACGCATTGCCGGCGGGCGGCCATCAGCGGCTGCGCCCCGTGCACATCGACGATCTCGCCGAACTCGTCGCGCGGCTGGTCGATGCGCCGGCGGCCGGCCGCCCGGTCATCGACGCTGTCGGCGGCGACGAAGTCGAGTATCGCGAGATGCTGAGCGTCTATCGCGCCGCCCTCGGCTTCCCGCCGGCGGTGCGCGTGGCGCTGCCGGGCCCGCTGGTCGGCGCGGCGGCCGCGCTGCTCGGCACGATGCCGGGCGCGATGCTGACCCGCGACACCTGGACGATGCTGCGCGGCGGCAATACCGGCGATCCCGCCGCGCTTGCGGCCGTGCTTGGCCGGCCGCCGCGCGGGCTGAGGAATTTCATCGGCGCGGATGACAGCACAGGTGCGCTGCGACGCGACGCGCTCGCGATGTGGCGGCGGCCGCTGCTGCTCGGCTCGCTCGCGATCGTCTGGATCTGGACGGCCATCGTCAGCGCGTTCATCCATCCGCGGCACGACAGTCTCGCGATGCTGGCTCACGCTCATCTGAGCGGGCTGCCTGCGCTTTTCGCGCTTTACGCGGCGTGCGCGCTGGACTTCGCGTTCGGCGTGGCGACCGTCGTCGCCCCGTCCCGCCGTCTGTGGGTCGGGCAAGGCGCGCTGATCGTCGCGTATTCGGCCGTCATCGCGGTCGCGATGCCCGGCCTGCTCGCCGAGCCGTTCGGCCCCGTGCTGAAGAACGTGCCGATTCTCGCGATCCTGTTGATCCTTTTTTCAGAAGAAGAACACGCATGA
- a CDS encoding GbsR/MarR family transcriptional regulator — translation MKLTPIAERFILHWGEMGSRWGVNRTVSQIHALLYLAGRPVAADEIAETLNVARSNVSTSLKELQAWRLAKVVHVLGDRRDHFETSTDIWELFKLIVEGRRQREIEPTLTVLRDCLTSPEIADESRETEQRIRDTLQFVETLTTWSDEMLRLKPDTLMKALGIGAKISQTVRRKSPK, via the coding sequence ATGAAACTCACACCGATTGCCGAACGATTCATTCTCCACTGGGGCGAAATGGGCTCGCGGTGGGGCGTCAACCGCACCGTCTCGCAGATTCATGCGCTGCTGTATCTGGCCGGCAGGCCGGTCGCGGCCGACGAAATCGCCGAGACGCTCAACGTCGCGCGCTCCAACGTCAGCACGAGCCTGAAGGAGCTGCAGGCGTGGCGGCTCGCGAAGGTCGTGCACGTGCTGGGCGATCGTCGCGACCACTTCGAGACGTCGACCGACATCTGGGAGCTGTTCAAGCTGATCGTCGAAGGGCGGCGGCAACGCGAGATCGAACCGACGCTCACGGTGCTGCGCGATTGCCTGACGAGCCCCGAGATCGCCGATGAAAGCCGCGAAACCGAACAGCGCATTCGCGACACGCTACAGTTCGTCGAGACGCTCACGACCTGGTCGGACGAAATGCTGCGGCTCAAGCCCGACACGCTCATGAAGGCGCTCGGGATCGGCGCGAAGATCAGCCAGACGGTCCGGCGCAAGTCGCCGAAGTAG
- the fabV gene encoding enoyl-ACP reductase FabV, with protein sequence MIIKPRVRGFICVTTHPVGCEANVKEQIDYVTSHGPIANGPKKVLVIGASTGYGLAARISAAFGSGADTLGVFFERAGSETKPGTAGWYNSAAFEKFAAEKGLYARSINGDAFSDKVKQITIDTIKQDLGKVDLVVYSLAAPRRTHPKTGETISSTLKPVGKSVTFRGLDTDKEVIREVSLEPATQEEIDGTVAVMGGEDWQMWIDALAEAGVLADGAKTTAFTYLGEQITHDIYWNGSIGEAKKDLDKKVLSIRDKLAAHGGDARVSVLKAVVTQASSAIPMMPLYLSLLFKVMKEKGTHEGCIEQVYGLLKDSMYGATPHIDDEGRLRADYKELDPQVQAKVVAMWDKVTNENLYEMTDFAGYKTEFLRLFGFEIAGVDYDADVNPDVKIPGIIDTTV encoded by the coding sequence ATGATCATCAAACCGCGCGTGCGTGGCTTCATCTGCGTGACGACTCATCCGGTCGGCTGCGAAGCCAACGTCAAGGAACAGATCGACTACGTGACTTCGCACGGCCCGATCGCCAACGGCCCGAAGAAGGTGCTCGTGATCGGCGCGTCGACGGGCTACGGCCTCGCCGCCCGGATCTCGGCCGCGTTTGGCTCGGGCGCGGACACGCTGGGCGTGTTCTTCGAGCGTGCCGGCAGCGAAACGAAGCCGGGCACCGCCGGCTGGTACAACAGCGCCGCGTTCGAGAAATTCGCCGCGGAAAAGGGGCTCTATGCGCGCAGCATCAACGGCGACGCATTCTCCGACAAGGTCAAGCAGATCACGATCGACACCATCAAGCAGGATCTCGGCAAGGTCGACCTGGTCGTCTACAGCCTCGCGGCACCGCGCCGCACGCATCCGAAGACGGGTGAAACGATCAGCTCGACGCTGAAGCCGGTCGGCAAGTCGGTCACGTTCCGCGGCCTCGACACCGACAAGGAAGTGATCCGCGAAGTCTCGCTCGAGCCGGCGACGCAGGAAGAGATCGACGGCACCGTCGCCGTGATGGGCGGCGAGGACTGGCAGATGTGGATCGACGCGCTCGCTGAAGCCGGCGTGCTGGCCGATGGCGCGAAGACGACCGCGTTCACGTATCTCGGCGAGCAGATCACGCACGACATCTACTGGAACGGCTCGATCGGCGAAGCGAAGAAGGATCTCGACAAGAAGGTGCTGTCGATCCGCGACAAGCTGGCCGCGCACGGCGGCGATGCCCGCGTGTCGGTGCTCAAAGCCGTCGTCACGCAGGCGAGCTCGGCGATCCCCATGATGCCGCTCTATCTGTCGCTGCTGTTCAAGGTGATGAAGGAAAAGGGCACGCACGAAGGCTGCATCGAGCAGGTGTACGGGCTTCTGAAGGACAGCATGTACGGTGCGACGCCGCACATCGACGACGAAGGCCGCCTGCGCGCGGACTACAAGGAGCTCGATCCGCAAGTGCAGGCCAAGGTCGTCGCCATGTGGGACAAGGTGACGAACGAGAACCTGTACGAGATGACCGACTTCGCCGGCTACAAGACCGAGTTCCTGCGCCTGTTCGGCTTCGAGATCGCCGGCGTCGACTACGACGCGGACGTGAACCCGGACGTGAAGATCCCGGGCATCATCGACACCACGGTCTGA
- a CDS encoding GNAT family N-acetyltransferase: MTESVTVRRVDASEAHACIDALADVLIDCVEGGASVSFMLPIARSTAVAFWTRVADGVASGERILLVAEDAAGRIVGTVQIVTAQPENQPHRADIAKMLVSRHARRQGIAARLMAAADDAARDAGKTVLVLDTVTGGDAERLYERAGWQRVGVVPNFALMPDGALCATTYFHKQLA, encoded by the coding sequence ATGACCGAATCCGTGACCGTGCGGCGCGTCGATGCAAGCGAAGCGCATGCGTGCATCGACGCACTGGCCGACGTGCTGATCGACTGCGTCGAAGGCGGCGCGTCCGTGAGCTTCATGTTGCCGATCGCACGCTCGACCGCCGTTGCATTCTGGACGCGCGTCGCCGACGGTGTCGCGAGCGGCGAGCGCATCCTGCTGGTGGCCGAGGACGCCGCCGGCCGGATCGTCGGCACCGTCCAGATCGTGACCGCGCAGCCGGAGAACCAGCCGCATCGCGCGGACATCGCGAAGATGCTCGTGTCACGTCATGCACGCCGGCAGGGAATCGCGGCGCGGCTGATGGCGGCCGCCGATGACGCCGCGCGCGATGCCGGCAAGACCGTGCTCGTGCTCGATACCGTGACGGGCGGCGATGCCGAGCGTCTGTACGAGCGGGCCGGGTGGCAGCGCGTCGGCGTCGTGCCGAACTTCGCGCTGATGCCCGACGGCGCATTGTGCGCGACGACGTATTTTCACAAGCAGCTCGCGTAG
- a CDS encoding ArsR/SmtB family transcription factor: MANFQPGISDVFHALADPTRCAIIGALGNGGQTVSELAAPFGMALPSFMKHLAVLERSGLVTTRKTGRSRTCELVGSRLAEAEQWLAAQRAQWEARADRLVEFVERRHQEEQAHVSQPRRPRRSP, translated from the coding sequence ATGGCTAACTTTCAACCCGGTATCAGCGACGTATTCCACGCACTCGCCGATCCAACTCGCTGCGCGATCATCGGCGCGCTCGGCAACGGCGGGCAGACCGTTTCGGAACTGGCCGCGCCGTTCGGCATGGCGCTGCCGTCGTTCATGAAGCATCTCGCGGTGCTCGAGCGCAGCGGCCTCGTCACGACCCGGAAAACCGGCCGCTCGCGCACCTGCGAACTGGTCGGCAGCCGGCTGGCGGAGGCCGAGCAGTGGCTCGCCGCGCAACGCGCTCAATGGGAAGCGCGCGCCGATCGTCTCGTGGAATTCGTCGAACGCCGTCACCAGGAGGAGCAAGCGCATGTCAGTCAGCCACGTCGCCCCCGCCGAAGCCCATGA
- a CDS encoding SRPBCC family protein: MSVSHVAPAEAHDLVITRTLRAPRQALWRAWTDPELLKEWWCPKPWTTEVRAFDLRPGGAFHTFMRGPDGGTSDNPGCFLEIVPEARIAFTSMLTGGWRPQVPWLGFTAVITMTDDPTGCRYEARVMHPDAATRERHEALGFFEGWNICITQLDEFAAALR; encoded by the coding sequence ATGTCAGTCAGCCACGTCGCCCCCGCCGAAGCCCATGACCTCGTCATCACGCGCACGCTGCGTGCGCCGCGCCAGGCACTCTGGCGCGCATGGACCGATCCGGAATTGCTGAAGGAATGGTGGTGCCCGAAACCGTGGACCACGGAAGTGCGCGCGTTCGACCTGCGCCCGGGCGGCGCCTTCCACACGTTCATGCGCGGCCCCGACGGCGGCACGAGCGACAACCCCGGCTGCTTCCTCGAAATCGTGCCGGAAGCGCGAATCGCATTCACGTCGATGCTCACGGGCGGCTGGCGGCCACAGGTGCCGTGGCTCGGCTTCACGGCCGTCATCACGATGACCGACGACCCCACCGGCTGCCGCTACGAGGCGCGCGTGATGCATCCCGATGCCGCGACGCGCGAGCGCCACGAGGCGCTCGGCTTTTTCGAGGGCTGGAACATCTGCATCACGCAACTCGACGAATTCGCGGCCGCATTGCGCTGA
- a CDS encoding SRPBCC family protein — protein MLHMHTHSTRVSRHLNAPRGRVYRALLDPHAVEQWKVPDGMTCRVHAYDTREGGALRVSLSYDEPSDGTGKTTAHTDTYHGRFVTLVPDERIVEIDVFETDDPMLRGAMTVTITLSDEAGGTRVDAVHDGVPPGVPAADNEAGWQMALARLAALVESG, from the coding sequence ATGCTGCACATGCACACGCATTCGACTCGGGTCAGCCGGCACCTGAACGCGCCGCGCGGGCGCGTCTACCGCGCGCTGCTCGATCCACACGCCGTCGAACAATGGAAAGTGCCCGACGGCATGACGTGCCGCGTGCACGCATACGACACGCGCGAAGGCGGCGCGCTGCGCGTATCGCTGAGCTACGACGAACCGTCGGACGGCACCGGCAAGACCACCGCGCACACCGACACCTATCACGGCCGCTTCGTGACGCTCGTGCCGGACGAGCGGATCGTCGAAATCGACGTGTTCGAAACCGACGATCCGATGCTGCGCGGTGCGATGACGGTCACGATTACGCTGTCCGACGAAGCAGGCGGCACGCGCGTCGACGCGGTACACGACGGTGTGCCGCCCGGCGTGCCGGCCGCCGACAACGAGGCCGGCTGGCAAATGGCGCTCGCGCGACTGGCCGCCTTGGTCGAGTCGGGTTAG
- a CDS encoding 2-hydroxychromene-2-carboxylate isomerase codes for MNTARTATWYFDFVSPFAYLQQERFDQLPPVVAYEPKPIVLGALLTHWGQKAPAEIAAKRIFTYRHAQYRAEKLGVPFRMPPAHPFNPIRPLRLAIAMGSSPDAIRRIFRYIWRDGHDVSTPDGFAALCEAVGFPKGVTAVDAPPVKDALRANTDQAIAHGVFGVPTFELDGDLFWGDDASDMFVDCATSRAWLDSPEVRRISALPEGIRRG; via the coding sequence ATGAACACCGCGCGCACCGCCACCTGGTATTTCGATTTCGTTTCGCCGTTCGCGTATCTGCAGCAGGAACGGTTCGACCAATTGCCGCCTGTCGTCGCATACGAGCCGAAACCGATCGTGCTCGGCGCGCTGCTCACCCACTGGGGCCAGAAAGCGCCGGCCGAGATCGCCGCGAAGCGCATCTTCACCTATCGCCACGCGCAATACCGCGCGGAGAAGCTCGGCGTTCCATTCCGGATGCCGCCCGCGCATCCGTTCAACCCGATTCGACCGCTGCGTCTCGCGATCGCGATGGGCAGCTCGCCCGACGCGATCCGGCGGATTTTCCGGTACATCTGGCGCGACGGCCACGACGTATCGACGCCGGACGGCTTCGCCGCGCTGTGCGAGGCGGTCGGCTTTCCCAAAGGCGTAACGGCCGTCGATGCCCCACCGGTGAAGGATGCGCTGCGCGCGAACACCGATCAGGCGATCGCGCACGGCGTGTTCGGCGTGCCGACCTTCGAGCTCGACGGCGACTTGTTCTGGGGTGACGATGCGAGCGACATGTTCGTAGACTGCGCGACGTCCCGCGCATGGCTCGACTCGCCCGAAGTGCGCCGCATCAGCGCGTTGCCCGAAGGCATCCGGCGCGGTTGA
- a CDS encoding phosphatase PAP2 family protein: MNNFDTTIQVFLTHITFGPLMNHAIRVIAGLYTFKGFILIPVLCWLWFQPGPARERQRELVVATVASGLVALAFGRLLAKVLPFRVRPIYNADLHLHFPSEELRAATLQAWSSFPSDHAMLWMAIATGIFIISRRAGVAALLYAVVFICVPRAYLGYHYPTDLIAGAAIGIAIAWLLTRDAIRSRFAPQVLEAIRRFPAPAYTLAFLLCFELITQFDELLTLAQSVKHTTM; this comes from the coding sequence ATGAACAATTTCGACACCACGATCCAGGTCTTCCTCACCCACATCACGTTCGGACCGCTGATGAATCACGCGATCCGCGTGATCGCCGGCCTCTATACGTTCAAGGGCTTCATCCTCATCCCCGTTCTGTGCTGGCTGTGGTTCCAGCCGGGACCGGCACGCGAACGGCAACGCGAGCTTGTCGTCGCGACGGTCGCGAGCGGGCTCGTCGCGCTCGCGTTCGGCCGCCTGCTCGCGAAAGTCCTGCCGTTCCGTGTGCGGCCGATCTACAACGCCGACCTGCACCTGCATTTCCCGTCCGAGGAGTTGCGCGCGGCCACGCTGCAGGCATGGAGTTCGTTTCCGAGCGATCACGCGATGCTGTGGATGGCGATCGCAACGGGCATCTTCATCATCTCGCGCCGCGCCGGCGTGGCCGCGCTGCTGTATGCGGTCGTGTTCATCTGCGTGCCGCGCGCGTATCTCGGCTATCACTATCCGACCGACCTGATCGCCGGCGCCGCAATCGGCATCGCGATCGCGTGGCTGCTGACGCGCGATGCGATCCGATCGCGCTTCGCGCCGCAGGTGCTGGAGGCGATCCGGCGCTTCCCCGCGCCGGCCTATACGCTCGCGTTCCTGCTCTGCTTCGAGCTGATCACGCAGTTCGACGAACTGCTGACGCTTGCGCAGTCGGTCAAGCACACGACGATGTAG
- a CDS encoding glutathione S-transferase family protein, translated as MTPTLYAHPFSSYCQKVLTALYENGTPFAYRVLAHDDPKPMQELAALWPLKRFPVLVDAGRTVIEATIIVEYLDLYHPGPVRLVPDDRRAALEVRTMDRFFDNYVSTPQQKVVFDALRPAHERDARGVADARAMLETSYAWLDRTMADREWAAGDRFSLADCGAAPFLFYADWTHRIDPSFANVIAYRKRLLARPSFARAVDEARPYRAFFPLGAPDRD; from the coding sequence ATGACGCCCACGCTATACGCCCATCCCTTTTCCTCCTACTGCCAGAAGGTGCTGACCGCGCTGTACGAGAACGGCACGCCGTTTGCGTATCGCGTGCTCGCGCACGACGATCCGAAGCCGATGCAGGAACTGGCTGCGCTGTGGCCGCTGAAGCGCTTCCCGGTGCTCGTCGACGCGGGCCGCACCGTGATCGAGGCGACGATCATCGTCGAGTATCTCGATCTCTACCATCCGGGCCCCGTGCGGCTGGTGCCCGACGATCGGCGCGCGGCGCTGGAAGTGCGGACGATGGACCGCTTCTTCGACAACTATGTGTCGACGCCGCAGCAGAAGGTGGTGTTCGATGCGCTGCGGCCGGCGCACGAGCGCGATGCGCGGGGCGTTGCCGATGCGCGCGCGATGCTCGAAACGTCGTATGCATGGCTGGACCGAACGATGGCGGATCGCGAATGGGCGGCCGGCGACCGCTTCAGCCTCGCCGACTGCGGCGCGGCGCCGTTCCTGTTCTACGCGGACTGGACGCACCGGATCGACCCGTCGTTCGCGAACGTGATCGCGTATCGCAAGCGGCTGCTTGCGCGGCCGTCGTTCGCGCGTGCGGTCGACGAGGCGCGGCCGTATCGTGCGTTCTTCCCGCTCGGCGCGCCCGATCGCGACTGA
- a CDS encoding MBL fold metallo-hydrolase, which produces MIFRQLFDPQSSTYTYLLADRASGEALLIDPVFEQVRRDAALLDELGLRLVATIDTHVHADHVTGAWLLKQRTGSAIAISAASGAQGADRYLNDGDRCTFGTRYLTVRATPGHTSGCISLVLDDESMAFTGDCLLIRGTGRTDFQQGDPRALYRAVHGRLFTLPAACLLYPAHDYRGLTVTSVGEERRFNPRLGGDLSEDDFAGYMCNLGLAHPRQIDVAVPANLQCGVAANAPDAQAAPDWAPLVYTFAGFWEIDPQWLEDHLWAVQVVDVREPDEFTGPLGHLPGAMPIPLGELAARTGELACDRPIVTVCRAGGRSAQATVILRKAGFDAVANLGGGMLRWRGEGRVVMDGRP; this is translated from the coding sequence ATGATCTTCCGGCAACTCTTCGACCCGCAATCGTCGACCTACACGTATCTGCTTGCCGACCGCGCATCGGGCGAGGCGCTGCTGATCGACCCCGTGTTCGAGCAGGTGCGCCGCGATGCGGCACTGCTCGACGAACTCGGGCTGCGGCTCGTCGCGACCATCGATACGCACGTGCACGCCGATCACGTGACGGGCGCGTGGCTGCTGAAACAGCGCACCGGCAGCGCGATCGCGATTTCGGCCGCGAGCGGCGCGCAGGGCGCCGACCGCTACCTGAACGACGGCGATCGCTGTACGTTCGGCACGCGCTACCTGACCGTGCGCGCGACGCCGGGCCATACGAGCGGCTGCATCAGCCTCGTGCTCGACGACGAATCGATGGCATTCACCGGCGACTGCCTGCTGATTCGCGGCACCGGCCGCACCGATTTCCAGCAGGGCGACCCGCGCGCGCTGTATCGCGCGGTCCACGGCCGGCTCTTCACGCTGCCGGCCGCATGCCTGCTGTACCCGGCGCACGACTATCGCGGGTTGACGGTGACGAGCGTCGGCGAGGAGCGGCGCTTCAATCCGCGCCTCGGCGGCGATCTCAGCGAAGACGATTTCGCGGGCTACATGTGCAACCTCGGGCTTGCGCATCCACGCCAGATCGACGTCGCGGTGCCCGCGAACCTGCAGTGCGGCGTTGCCGCGAACGCGCCCGACGCGCAGGCGGCGCCCGACTGGGCGCCCCTCGTCTATACGTTCGCCGGGTTCTGGGAAATCGATCCGCAGTGGCTCGAGGATCACCTGTGGGCGGTACAGGTGGTCGACGTGCGCGAGCCGGACGAATTCACCGGCCCGCTCGGCCATCTGCCCGGCGCGATGCCGATTCCGCTCGGCGAACTGGCCGCGCGCACCGGCGAGCTTGCATGCGACCGGCCGATCGTGACCGTGTGCCGCGCGGGCGGCCGCTCCGCGCAGGCGACCGTGATCCTGCGGAAGGCCGGTTTCGATGCCGTCGCGAACCTCGGCGGAGGGATGCTGCGCTGGCGCGGCGAGGGCCGCGTCGTGATGGACGGCCGGCCGTAG
- a CDS encoding HTH-type transcriptional regulator ArgP — MSMTIDPKQAAALLAVADTGSFEQAAVRLHVTASAVTQRVRALEASLGTPLVLRTRPCRPTVAGQRVLQHLRRVALLQADLQSTLAAERESPISVTIALNSDSLGTWFLPALTSVLAGERILFELIVEDQDHTFALLESGMAVGCVTTEPKPMRGCVATPLGTMRYRLLAAAAFAVRWFPRGLNRTSARHAPVVAYSRRDTLQSTFLKEKFGLPEGAYPCHYVPGTHAHFAAVRHGLGYAMVPEPLIGGPPLDAQGLVDLAPMHPTDIALYWHAWTVQSPTMASLSARVVEAARRLLAPLP, encoded by the coding sequence ATGTCGATGACGATCGATCCGAAGCAGGCCGCCGCGCTGCTGGCCGTCGCCGACACCGGCAGCTTCGAGCAGGCCGCCGTGCGCCTGCACGTGACCGCGTCCGCCGTCACGCAGCGGGTGCGCGCGCTGGAGGCGAGCCTCGGCACGCCGCTCGTGCTGCGCACGCGGCCGTGCCGGCCGACGGTGGCCGGACAGCGCGTGCTGCAGCACCTGCGCCGCGTCGCGCTGCTGCAGGCCGACCTGCAGAGCACGCTCGCGGCCGAACGCGAATCGCCGATCTCGGTCACGATCGCGCTGAACTCCGACAGCCTCGGCACCTGGTTCCTGCCCGCACTGACGTCGGTGCTCGCGGGCGAGCGCATTCTGTTCGAGCTGATCGTCGAAGACCAGGATCATACGTTCGCGTTGCTCGAAAGCGGGATGGCCGTCGGTTGCGTGACGACCGAGCCGAAACCGATGCGCGGCTGCGTCGCGACGCCGCTCGGCACGATGCGCTACCGGCTGCTCGCGGCCGCCGCCTTCGCGGTGCGCTGGTTTCCGCGCGGCCTGAACCGCACGAGCGCGCGCCATGCGCCGGTCGTCGCGTATTCGCGGCGCGACACGCTGCAGTCCACGTTCCTGAAGGAGAAGTTCGGGTTGCCCGAAGGCGCGTATCCGTGCCACTACGTGCCGGGCACGCACGCGCATTTCGCGGCGGTGCGGCACGGGCTCGGCTACGCGATGGTGCCGGAGCCGCTGATCGGCGGGCCGCCGCTCGACGCGCAAGGGCTCGTCGATCTCGCGCCCATGCATCCGACCGATATCGCACTGTACTGGCATGCATGGACCGTGCAGTCGCCGACGATGGCGTCGCTCTCCGCGCGGGTGGTCGAAGCGGCGCGCCGGCTGCTCGCGCCGCTGCCGTGA